Below is a genomic region from Demequina sp..
GCACGACGATGGGCTCGGGGCCGCCGGAGACGGTGAGGGTCACGGGCTCGTCGTGGCGGATGCTGGTCCCTGGCTTAGGACTCGCAGAGATGACCTCGCCCTTGGGGATGGTGTCGTCGTAGACGGTCTCCGACTTGGCTGCAGTGAGGCGCGCCTCGTCGAGGGCCGCGCGCGCGACTTCCTCCTGGCTGCCGACAACGGAGGGAACGGTGATCATCTCCGGGCCGAGCGAGATGATGAGCGTCACCTCGGTGCCCTTCTGCGCGCGCTGCTGCGCCTTGGGATCCGTGCCGATGGCAGTGCCCTCGATCGCCTCGTCATCGTTGCGCTCGTCGACCTTGACGGTGAATCCGGCGGCCTCAAGCATGCGGGTGGCGTCCTCTTGAGTCTGCCCCTCGACGTACGGCACCGTCGTGAACGCCCCGGGGCCCACGGCGTTGTACCACCACAGGCTCGCGGCGCCGAGCAGCACGATCACGGCGAGGATCGCTCCCACCCACCACCAGGCCCGACGCTGCGGCTTGGTTGGCAGCAGGGCGTCCGGGTCCTCGTCGAAGGCGGCGAGGTCGGTGCCCACGCGCTCGAAGGGCCGGCCGATCCCGACCGGCAGCGCGACGGTCATTCCCGCGGCCGGGGTCTCGAGCACGGTGGTCGCGTCGGGATCCCTCGTGATCGCGAGCGTCCCGCTCGGCGGGTCCGCCCGTCGGTCGAGGGTTGGATCGTCCATGAGTGCGCGCGTGGATCTGACGAGCACGAGCGCCGCAGCGGCGTCCGTAGGCCGCTCGCTGGATTCGCGTGCCGCGAGGGCCGCGACGAGGTCGTCGAATTCCGTGGGCAACCAGGGGGCAAAGGTCGACGGGGTGGGAAGGTCCTCGTGAACGTGCTGCGCGGCGATGTCGACGGGGGACTCGCCGGTGAAGGGATGCCGTCCGGTGACCATCTCGAACAACATGACGCCCACCGCGTACACGTCGACACCAGGGGAGCCCGCGTCGCCGGCGGTGAGGAGCTCCGGAGCGAGGTAGCCGGGGCTGCCCATGATGAGGGTGTCCGACTGGGCGTTCACCTCGGTGACGGCCCTGGCGAGCCCAAAGTCCGTGATGCGCGCACGGCCGTCGGTGTCGATGAGGACGTTCTCCGGCTTGACGTCGCGATGCACGAGCCCCAGTCGGTGAGCTGTCGCGAGCGCGTCGAGGATCGCGTCGGTGAGGCCGAGCGCCTCGCCAATGGTGAGGGTGCCTTCCTGCGCGATGCGCGAGCGAAGGTTCTCACCGCGCACGTACTCCATCGTCAGGTAGGACAGCTCGCCGTCGATGCCCTGGTCGTAGACGTGCACGATGCCTGGGTGCGTGAGCCGCGCGGAGGACTTCGCCTCGCGGCGGAAGCGCGCCACGAACTCTCGCGACGCGGCGTCGTCAACCAGTGGCTGGTGCATCGCCTTGAGCGCCACCTCGCGCTCGAGCCGCTTGTCGAAGGCAACGTAGACGGCCGCCATCCCACCCGTCGCCACGTGATTGCGGATCTCGTACCGCCCGTCGACGACGCGGCCGATCAAGGGGTCGGTGAGCGTCTCGGACACGGCTTCATTCTAGGCGGGGCTGCAACGTGCCCTTGAGGGGCATGCCGGGTGCGGGCAAGGTCAGTCGAACCTTTTCATCAGCGCGCGGACGGACTTCACGTACTGCTTCGTGTCGGGGTTCATGCCGTGCTTTCGCACGCCTGCGAGGCCTTGGTAGTACCCGGCGATCGCCTGGTCCAGGTTGTCCGCATTGCGCGTGAGGTACTTGAGGAGCACCACACCGGCCGTGATGTTGTCGTTGGCGTCGAGGAGGTCGAGGTCGCGGCCAACGATGGTGGAGACCCACGCGCCGGTGGACGGGATCACCTGCATCGTGCCGATGGCGTTGGCGGGGGAGACGGCACGCTGATTGAAGCCGGACTCCTGGTACGCGACGGCGAGCGCGAGCGACACGTTGACGCCGTACTTCTTGGCCGTCTTCTCGACGAGCGCGCGCGTCTGGGCGCGCGTGGGCACGGCGCTGTTGTTGAGGAGCTGCTTGTTCGCGTTCGCTCCCCGCACCACGTCTTTCGAGTACGTGCGCCCAGCAAATGTGTCTCCTACCAGGCCCGTTGGCACACCGCCGGGGATGGTGAGCTTCTGGCCCACGCGAATCGACGAGGGGTCCGTGATGCCGTTGGCACCCGCGATCTTGGAGACTGTGGTGCCGAACTTGCGGGCGATCGCGCTGAGCGTGTCGCCAGACTTGACGGTGTACCGCGCGGCCGCGGTCGTGGACTTGGTGGTGCCCGACGCTGTGCTCGACTTGGTGGTCGTGGTCGCCTTCACGCCGGGAATGGTGAGGCGGTCGCCCACGTGGATCACCGCGTGGGAACCCAGGTTGTTGGCCTTGACGATCGAGGCGACGGTGGTGCCGTAGTGGACGGCGAGGTCCCAGACGGTGTCGCCGGATTTCACCGTGTGCTTTGCGGAGCCGGTGGCCTTTTGGGTCGACGACTTGGTGGCCGACTTCGTGGCAGCGGTCTTGGTGTGCGCGGCCTTCGTCGCGCCCGGGATCACGAGCTTGTCGCCAACGTGGATCGTGGCGCGCCGGTCCAGGTGGTTCGCGTCCACGATCGCCGTCACGGTGGATCCATAGTGGCGCGCGAGGTCCCAGACGGTGTCACCGCGCACCACGGCGTGGGTGACGCGAGACGTGGATTCCGCGGCGCGAGCGGTTGGCACCGCGAGAACAACGGGCGCCGCGGCGGGCGCGAGCGCGCGCTCGATCGAGGCTGGAAGGGCGGCGAGCTGCGCGGTGACGGGGGCCGCCTCTGCGGCGATGCCCGCCTCGTGGGCCTGTTCGGCGTGGGCCGGGGACGCGAACAGCCCGGTGGCGGAGATCACGGCCGTTGCGCTGATCGCGCTGGTGCGCGCTCCTGCGGTGGGGGTGAACGAGGTCACGGTGTCCTCCAGACGGTGAGGGTGTGACGGATGTGACTCAAGTGACTCATGTGACAATATCTCGCGAGGGCGCCGACGGCAACCCTCGATAGTCTTGGCGCATGTCAGACGCCGAGTGGCTCACCGTTCCAGACTTCGCCGATCGCCTTGGTGTGACGGCGTCTCACGTGCGCGAACTGCTCCGTGAGGGGGCCCTCGTGTCGACGCGGCGGGGAGAGCGCAACACCGTCCAGATTCCGGCGGACTTCATCGTCGACCTCGATGGCGCGCCCGCGATTCTGCCGTGGCTTCACGGCACGCTGACGGTGCTCAAGGACGCGCATCTGAGCGACGAGGCGGTGCTCGAGTGGCTGCTCAAGGACGAGGAGGAACTCGGCATGAGTCCCCTCGCGGCACTGCGGTCCGGTAAGCGCGCGCCCGTGCGCCGAATCGCTCAGACGCTGCTCTAGGACTCTCTCGCGCCCCAGGTAAGCAGCAGCCTCGAGAGCTCGGCGCGGCCCTCCGGGGCGATGGCGAGGCCGCCGACAATGCGGTCCGCTTCTGCGGTGAGCCCGGCGATCTCTGCCTCCACAGCGGCGATGGCTCCCGACTCCCTGATGACGGCTATCGCGGCGGCGACCTCAGCCTCGCTCGCGCTTGGCCGGCCCACGGCGACCTCGAGCGCGGACCTGGCGGCAGCGTCGGCCCGTGTCCAGGCGTGCCACAGCGGAACGGTGCGCTTTCCCTCGCGAATGTCCTCGCCAACCGGCTTTCCCGTCACGGAACTGTCGCCTACGAGCCCAAGGAGGTCATCGCGCAGCTGGAAGGCGATGCCGGCGGGCAGCCCCGCCGCGCGTGCCGCCTCGATCTGCGCTGGGGAGGCACCGGCCGCGCTCGCCCCAAGGGCGAGCGGGAACTCGGCGGTGTAGGACGCCGTCTTCGCGCGCATCGTGGCGCGGATGTCCTCCAGCTGGCCGTCGAGCGCCGTCAGGGGAGTGGCCGCGATGCGCATGTCGAGGTACTGGCCAACGGTGACGAGTTCCATCATCTCGGTGAACAGGCGCATCGTCGTTGCCTGCGCCTCGCCCAGGGGCGCGCCGGCGATCGCTCGCGTCGCCGCGACCAGACTCAGGTCGCCGGCGAGCACCGCGCCCGCGAGGCCAAAGCGCTCCGGGGCGCCGGTCCCGCCGCGATCCGCGTGCTCCTTGGCGAACGTGAGATGAGTCGTTGGCCGTCCGCGACGGGTGTTCGCGTCGTCGAGCACGTCATCGTGGACGAGGGCAGCCGCCTGGAAGAGCTCGAGCGCGGCCGCCACGGGAGCGACGGCATGGGGATCGTTTCCACCGTGCGCCGCATAGCTCGCCATGATGGCCGCCGCGCGCATTCGCTTGCCGCCGCGCACGGCGACGGCGAGTGCATCGATGAGCTCTTCGCCGATGGCGCCTGTGGGGCTCGCGGTCGCGCGGACCTCCGCAATGGTCGCGGCAATCGCCGCCTCGATCGCGTCCTGCGTGGCATCGGGCACGGCACCAGCCTAGAGGCGCGTCCCCAGGGTGGTCTCACCTTGGGGTTATCCACCGTTCGGCGGTCCGACGCTCGCGCCAGCCGGGCGGCCGCGTCAGGGTTTCGGCATGGAGACATTGAAGATTGGCCTCGGCGAGATCGTCGCCGGAATCCCTACGGTCCTGGGCCACGAGCCGAGCGAGGCGGTGGTGGCGTTGAGCCTCAACGAGTCGGGTCTGCCCACGTGCGCCTTCGAGATCCCGCGCTCTGTGCTGCTTGACGAGGACTCCGCGGGAGTCACCGCGGCCGCCGTCGCGGAGGAGCTGTGTGAGGATCGCGGCTTCGCGGTGCTGCTCGTGAGCTACACCGATGCGGACGTGCGCGCCCACTGCCCTGCGCTTGAGGCGCTCCGCCTGGAGGTGGACGTCGCGGTCCCGAACGCGGAGGTGCTCGCGGTCAAGGACGGCGAGTGGTTCCGCCCTGGATGCTTCGACGTCGGGTGCTGCCCTCGCGAACTTCCCGAGGTGCCCGTCGCCTACGCGAACATCGTCGAGGACGCGCGCAGGCGGGCCGAGGAGCACGCCGAGCATGCGCGCAGGGCGCTCGAGCGAGTTCAGCGCCGCTTCGAGCAGCGCGAGTCGGCGGCGCTCGTGTGGGAGGAGGCGCTCGCAGAGGGTGCCGTGTGCGACGCCACTGCCGCGCGCAGGCTCGCGGCTACGCTCGACGACCTGTGCGTGCGCGACTGGGTGGTGCTGACGATCCTCGGGGCGGGGCCTGAGGCGAGGGACGATGCGCTGGAGGGGCTCGAGACCGGGGCCGTCGCCGTCGCCCTGGATGCGGCGCTCGTCGGCCACGCGCGACCGAACCTGCTTGTCACGGAGCGCGCCCGCGCGGTGGTGGAGCGCGTGGCGCGGGCCGCGCGCGGACGCTCTCGCAAGGCGGCGACGAACACGTTGGTTGCCGTGCTGGACTGGTGGGAAGGGAATCTTGACGAGGCGAAGGAGCGTTGTGACGTGGCGTTGAGCGCCGATCCCAACTACCGCCTCGCGGAGCTCGTCCTGCTCGCGGTCAGCCGCGGGATCCGCCCTGGCTGGCTTGCGCATGCCGGACAAAGCGCCCATTAGGGGGTGTGAGGCGAGAAAACCGGTGCGATCGGGGAACGAATCACTTGACAGCGGCGTTACAATTTAATGGATTTGCGCGCGGCCCACCAGCCTCGTTCCCAAGTCCGCAGCGCCACAATCCACATCACAGCGTCGTCCTGCCGCGCGCAGGCACGATGCGCCCCCGATTCTCGAGGAGCCTGCCACGACCCCCGCTAAGGCAACTGCCACCTCTCGCAAGGCCAAGACCGAAGAGCCGGAGCTCGAGGTCGTTGACGACGCCGAGCTCGACGATACCGAACTCGACGCGGCCGTCGTTGACGACCCGGAGCCCGACCCCGCCGCCGTCACTGGCGACGTTGCAGTGGTCGCCGAGGCCGACGAGGACGAGGACGAAGACGACGAAGAGTCCGAGGAGGACGCCGTCGGCTTCGTGGTGACCACCGGCGACGACGACGCGCCAACCCAGCAGGTCATGACCGCTGGTGCCACTGCGGACCCGGTCAAGGACTACCTCAAGCAGATCGGAAAGGTCGCGCTCCTCAACGCAGAGCAGGAGGTTGACCTGGCCAAGCGCATCGAGGCCGGCCTGTTCGCGGAGGAGAAGCTCGCCTCCGGCGAGAAGATCGCCCCCAAGCTGCGCCGCGAACTCGAGTGGATCGCGAACGACGGCCGTCACGCCAAGAACCACCTGCTCGAGGCCAACCTGCGCCTCGTGGTCTCGCTCGCCAAGCGCTACACGGGCCGCGGCATGCTGTTCCTGGACCTGATCCAGGAGGGCAACCTCGGGCTGATCCGCGCGGTCGAGAAGTTCGACTACACCAAGGGCTACAAGTTCTCCACCTACGCCACGTGGTGGATCCGCCAGGCCATCACCCGCGCCATGGCCGACCAGGCCCGCACCATCCGCATCCCCGTGCACATGGTCGAGGTCATCAACAAGCTCGCCCGCGTTCAGCGCCAGATGCTCCAGGACCTGGGCCGCGAGCCCACGCCCGAGGAGCTCGCCGCAGAACTCGACATGACGCCTGAGAAGGTCGTCGAGGTGCAGAAGTACGGCCGCGAGCCCATCTCCCTGCACACGCCCCTCGGCGAGGACGGCGACAGCGAGTTCGGAGACCTCATCGAGGACTCCGAGGCCGTTGTTCCCGCGGACGCCGTTGGCTTCACGCTGCTCCAGGAGGAGCTCAGCAAGGTCATGGACACGCTCAGCGACCGCGAGGCCGGTGTGGTGGGCATGCGCTTTGGGCTCACCGACGGTCAGCCCAAGACGCTCGACGAGATCGGCCGGGTCTTCGGCGTGACGCGCGAGCGCATTCGCCAGATCGAGTCCAAGACGATGTCGAAGCTGCGCCACCCCTCGCGTTCGCAGGTCCTGCGCGACTACCTCGACTGATGCCGCATTACCTTCTGCGGTACCAGTACGTCGAC
It encodes:
- a CDS encoding polyprenyl synthetase family protein codes for the protein MPDATQDAIEAAIAATIAEVRATASPTGAIGEELIDALAVAVRGGKRMRAAAIMASYAAHGGNDPHAVAPVAAALELFQAAALVHDDVLDDANTRRGRPTTHLTFAKEHADRGGTGAPERFGLAGAVLAGDLSLVAATRAIAGAPLGEAQATTMRLFTEMMELVTVGQYLDMRIAATPLTALDGQLEDIRATMRAKTASYTAEFPLALGASAAGASPAQIEAARAAGLPAGIAFQLRDDLLGLVGDSSVTGKPVGEDIREGKRTVPLWHAWTRADAAARSALEVAVGRPSASEAEVAAAIAVIRESGAIAAVEAEIAGLTAEADRIVGGLAIAPEGRAELSRLLLTWGARES
- the pknB gene encoding Stk1 family PASTA domain-containing Ser/Thr kinase translates to MSETLTDPLIGRVVDGRYEIRNHVATGGMAAVYVAFDKRLEREVALKAMHQPLVDDAASREFVARFRREAKSSARLTHPGIVHVYDQGIDGELSYLTMEYVRGENLRSRIAQEGTLTIGEALGLTDAILDALATAHRLGLVHRDVKPENVLIDTDGRARITDFGLARAVTEVNAQSDTLIMGSPGYLAPELLTAGDAGSPGVDVYAVGVMLFEMVTGRHPFTGESPVDIAAQHVHEDLPTPSTFAPWLPTEFDDLVAALAARESSERPTDAAAALVLVRSTRALMDDPTLDRRADPPSGTLAITRDPDATTVLETPAAGMTVALPVGIGRPFERVGTDLAAFDEDPDALLPTKPQRRAWWWVGAILAVIVLLGAASLWWYNAVGPGAFTTVPYVEGQTQEDATRMLEAAGFTVKVDERNDDEAIEGTAIGTDPKAQQRAQKGTEVTLIISLGPEMITVPSVVGSQEEVARAALDEARLTAAKSETVYDDTIPKGEVISASPKPGTSIRHDEPVTLTVSGGPEPIVVPDLTGMTLEEAQASLADYAMDVTVEHDRTEKVAKGQIFKQDPKADADAHRTDPITIWVSDGPPLITVDDYVGMDYADGVAAAKKDGFNVVTNGKYAFLSHKNHIVDQSLAPNQQVEKGTTLVLVYN
- a CDS encoding DUF4192 domain-containing protein — encoded protein: METLKIGLGEIVAGIPTVLGHEPSEAVVALSLNESGLPTCAFEIPRSVLLDEDSAGVTAAAVAEELCEDRGFAVLLVSYTDADVRAHCPALEALRLEVDVAVPNAEVLAVKDGEWFRPGCFDVGCCPRELPEVPVAYANIVEDARRRAEEHAEHARRALERVQRRFEQRESAALVWEEALAEGAVCDATAARRLAATLDDLCVRDWVVLTILGAGPEARDDALEGLETGAVAVALDAALVGHARPNLLVTERARAVVERVARAARGRSRKAATNTLVAVLDWWEGNLDEAKERCDVALSADPNYRLAELVLLAVSRGIRPGWLAHAGQSAH
- a CDS encoding Rv2175c family DNA-binding protein; its protein translation is MSDAEWLTVPDFADRLGVTASHVRELLREGALVSTRRGERNTVQIPADFIVDLDGAPAILPWLHGTLTVLKDAHLSDEAVLEWLLKDEEELGMSPLAALRSGKRAPVRRIAQTLL
- a CDS encoding LysM peptidoglycan-binding domain-containing protein, encoding MTSFTPTAGARTSAISATAVISATGLFASPAHAEQAHEAGIAAEAAPVTAQLAALPASIERALAPAAAPVVLAVPTARAAESTSRVTHAVVRGDTVWDLARHYGSTVTAIVDANHLDRRATIHVGDKLVIPGATKAAHTKTAATKSATKSSTQKATGSAKHTVKSGDTVWDLAVHYGTTVASIVKANNLGSHAVIHVGDRLTIPGVKATTTTKSSTASGTTKSTTAAARYTVKSGDTLSAIARKFGTTVSKIAGANGITDPSSIRVGQKLTIPGGVPTGLVGDTFAGRTYSKDVVRGANANKQLLNNSAVPTRAQTRALVEKTAKKYGVNVSLALAVAYQESGFNQRAVSPANAIGTMQVIPSTGAWVSTIVGRDLDLLDANDNITAGVVLLKYLTRNADNLDQAIAGYYQGLAGVRKHGMNPDTKQYVKSVRALMKRFD